One segment of Patulibacter sp. SYSU D01012 DNA contains the following:
- a CDS encoding acetyl-CoA C-acyltransferase, whose translation MAKTVILGSARTPVGKLGGGLSAVPPVELGGVAIKGALERAGVAPEQIEHVVMGHVIQAGQGQITARQAQIAAGIPNTVSSETVNKVCTSSIRSAAIIDLLVRAGELGVGVAGGMESMSLAPYLLPNARFGYRMGDTKMLDAMVLDGLTNAFTHRQMFDETTEVATEHGWGREELDRWALRSHEKALDAMDGGRLAEEIVPVTVKGRKGDTVVDTDEGPRRGSSLEALAKLPGLVKGGTHTAGNSPGVNDGAGALILASDEWAAANGKEVLGEIVAFGQAAGEFPNLLTTPGKASAQALQRAGLQASDVDVWEINEAFASVALNTIKDLGIDEDRVNVNGGAIALGHPLGASGARIIGSMLLELRRRGGGYGIATACSGTGQGDAVLIKV comes from the coding sequence ATGGCGAAGACCGTGATCCTGGGGAGCGCCCGCACACCCGTCGGCAAGCTCGGCGGCGGGCTGTCCGCCGTCCCGCCGGTCGAGCTGGGCGGCGTGGCGATCAAGGGCGCGCTCGAGCGCGCCGGCGTCGCGCCCGAGCAGATCGAGCACGTCGTGATGGGCCACGTGATCCAGGCCGGCCAGGGCCAGATCACCGCCCGTCAGGCCCAGATCGCCGCCGGCATCCCGAACACCGTCTCGTCCGAGACGGTCAACAAGGTCTGCACGTCGAGCATCCGCTCCGCGGCGATCATCGACCTGCTCGTCCGCGCCGGCGAGCTCGGCGTCGGCGTGGCCGGCGGCATGGAGTCGATGTCGCTCGCGCCGTACCTGCTGCCGAACGCGCGCTTCGGCTACCGCATGGGCGACACGAAGATGCTCGACGCGATGGTGCTCGACGGCCTGACCAACGCGTTCACGCACCGCCAGATGTTCGACGAGACGACCGAGGTCGCCACGGAGCACGGCTGGGGCCGCGAGGAGCTCGACCGCTGGGCGCTGCGCTCGCACGAGAAGGCGCTCGACGCGATGGACGGCGGCCGCCTGGCCGAGGAGATCGTCCCCGTCACGGTCAAGGGCCGGAAGGGCGACACCGTCGTCGACACGGACGAGGGCCCGCGCCGCGGCTCCTCGCTCGAGGCGCTCGCCAAGCTGCCGGGCCTGGTCAAGGGCGGCACGCACACCGCCGGCAACTCGCCGGGCGTCAACGACGGCGCCGGCGCCCTGATCCTCGCCTCGGACGAGTGGGCCGCGGCCAACGGCAAGGAGGTCCTCGGCGAGATCGTGGCCTTCGGCCAGGCCGCGGGCGAGTTCCCCAACCTGCTGACGACGCCGGGCAAGGCGTCGGCGCAGGCGCTGCAGCGCGCGGGCCTGCAGGCGTCCGACGTCGACGTGTGGGAGATCAACGAGGCCTTCGCCTCCGTCGCCCTGAACACGATCAAGGACCTCGGCATCGACGAGGACCGCGTCAACGTCAACGGCGGCGCGATCGCCCTGGGCCACCCGCTCGGCGCCTCGGGCGCGCGCATCATCGGCTCGATGCTGCTCGAGCTGCGCCGCCGCGGCGGCGGCTACGGCATCGCCACCGCGTGCTCGGGCACCGGGCAGGGCGACGCCGTCCTCATCAAGGTCTGA
- a CDS encoding M17 family metallopeptidase codes for MRTTTPPVAPVDADAEGGGAPAGAARVDVGPAGDGPVDAVVVGLTNAGLAGAPDGAPAALDRLVTSREARPALGALAHTHAEDGTRWIVVGLGADGPRGHEDRRAAAGAAVRRARDLRAGSVRIVADDAAPAAVAAVAEAAVLAAHAHAKVGAAPDPDEGLARIEVAAPGGAAPDDAAGAALAEAVVVARAANEARRLQQLPANLMTPRAFAAEAVALGRELDDLDVHVEVGLAALERRGLGLFAAVARGSEEPPALVTLRYEPDGASGPLLGMVGKAVTHDTGGYSLKTPAGMTTMKLDMSGGAAVLQAIATVARLRLPVRVLAVIGATENLVSGRAMKPGDVFTAGNGTTVEVTNTDAEGRLVLADAAHVALGMGAERLVDLATLTGGVVTALGTSHGGLMGRDDAWLDAVRAAGEATGERVWPLPLEDEHRELMKSPAADLVNSGGRGAHAIQGAAFLERFTGDVPWAHLDMAALPADLPRKYLGKGPSGWGVRLLVAVARGLAA; via the coding sequence ATGCGCACCACGACGCCCCCGGTCGCCCCCGTCGACGCCGACGCCGAGGGCGGCGGCGCGCCCGCCGGCGCGGCCCGGGTGGACGTCGGGCCCGCCGGCGACGGGCCCGTGGACGCCGTCGTCGTCGGCCTGACGAACGCCGGGCTCGCCGGCGCGCCGGACGGCGCGCCCGCGGCCCTGGACCGGCTGGTGACCTCGCGCGAGGCCCGCCCCGCGCTCGGCGCGCTCGCGCACACGCACGCCGAGGACGGCACCCGCTGGATCGTCGTCGGCCTGGGCGCCGACGGCCCGCGCGGCCACGAGGACCGCCGGGCCGCCGCGGGCGCGGCCGTCCGCCGGGCCCGCGACCTGCGCGCCGGCAGCGTACGGATCGTGGCCGACGACGCCGCGCCCGCGGCCGTCGCCGCGGTGGCCGAGGCGGCCGTGCTCGCCGCGCACGCGCACGCGAAGGTCGGCGCCGCCCCGGACCCGGACGAGGGCCTGGCGCGGATCGAGGTCGCCGCGCCGGGCGGGGCCGCACCGGACGACGCCGCCGGCGCGGCCCTGGCCGAGGCCGTCGTGGTCGCCCGCGCCGCGAACGAGGCCCGCCGACTGCAGCAGCTGCCGGCCAACCTGATGACCCCGCGTGCGTTCGCCGCCGAGGCGGTGGCGCTCGGGCGCGAGCTCGACGACCTCGACGTGCACGTCGAGGTGGGCCTGGCCGCGCTCGAGCGCCGGGGCCTGGGCCTGTTCGCCGCCGTCGCGCGGGGCAGCGAGGAGCCGCCCGCCCTCGTGACGCTGCGGTACGAGCCCGACGGCGCGTCCGGCCCGCTGCTCGGGATGGTCGGCAAGGCCGTCACGCACGACACCGGCGGCTACTCGCTGAAGACCCCGGCGGGCATGACGACGATGAAGCTCGACATGTCCGGCGGCGCGGCCGTGCTGCAGGCGATCGCCACCGTCGCGCGCCTGCGCCTGCCGGTGCGCGTCCTCGCGGTGATCGGGGCGACGGAGAACCTCGTCTCGGGGCGGGCGATGAAGCCGGGCGACGTCTTCACCGCGGGGAACGGCACGACCGTCGAGGTGACGAACACGGACGCGGAGGGCCGCCTGGTCCTCGCCGACGCCGCGCACGTCGCGCTCGGCATGGGTGCGGAGCGGCTCGTCGACCTGGCGACGCTGACGGGCGGGGTCGTGACGGCGCTCGGGACGTCGCACGGCGGGCTGATGGGCCGCGACGACGCGTGGCTCGACGCCGTGCGCGCGGCCGGCGAGGCGACGGGCGAGCGCGTGTGGCCCCTGCCCCTCGAGGACGAGCACCGCGAGCTGATGAAGAGCCCGGCCGCCGACCTGGTCAACTCCGGCGGCCGCGGCGCCCACGCCATCCAGGGCGCGGCGTTCCTCGAGCGCTTCACCGGCGACGTGCCGTGGGCGCACCTGGACATGGCGGCCCTGCCCGCCGACCTGCCGCGCAAGTATCTGGGCAAAGGGCCCAGCGGCTGGGGCGTGCGGCTGCTCGTCGCGGTCGCGCGCGGGCTGGCGGCCTGA